A window from Chitinispirillum alkaliphilum encodes these proteins:
- a CDS encoding Radical SAM domain heme biosynthesis protein — MIGISRLYCATVDPSEALRYGRGAKTPPHLLQFAADKRPVVVWNVTRRCNLSCRHCYSNSDCGSYEELSTAQAEEMISDLARYGSPVLLFSGGEPLLRPDLFHLIRYAKKAGMRAALSTNGTLITAQVASELKKCELSYVGVSLDGIESTNDSFRGVNGAFDAALNGIRNCRDAGVKVGLRFTLNKHNYTDVPSIFDLLEKENIPRVCFYHLVYSGRASSLSGDDLSHEQTRNIVNLIIDKTADFHFRNISKEVLTVDNHADGVYLYLRLRRENSPLAEPALKLLQLNGGNNSGVAIGCISWDGSVYADQFWRTRPLGNIRQRPFSSIWSDSAHPLLSPLRDRKLFLKGRCGSCVWKDICNGNFRARAEAVYNDIWAQDPACFLTDEEISVRV; from the coding sequence ATGATCGGAATATCGAGACTGTACTGCGCAACGGTGGATCCTTCCGAAGCTTTGAGATATGGCAGGGGGGCCAAAACTCCACCGCATCTTCTTCAGTTTGCGGCCGATAAACGTCCGGTGGTGGTCTGGAACGTGACCAGAAGATGTAATCTTAGTTGCAGACACTGTTATTCGAATTCTGACTGCGGAAGCTATGAGGAGCTTTCAACTGCTCAGGCTGAGGAGATGATCAGTGATCTTGCCAGGTATGGATCTCCGGTGTTGTTGTTTTCAGGCGGAGAGCCACTTTTAAGACCGGATTTGTTTCATCTCATAAGATACGCGAAAAAAGCGGGAATGCGGGCAGCACTCTCTACAAACGGGACCCTTATCACTGCGCAAGTCGCCTCGGAGCTTAAAAAATGTGAACTCTCCTATGTGGGGGTGAGTCTGGATGGGATTGAAAGCACAAATGATTCATTCAGGGGTGTCAATGGGGCTTTTGATGCTGCTCTCAATGGGATAAGAAACTGCAGAGATGCAGGAGTCAAGGTGGGGCTTCGGTTTACTTTAAACAAACACAATTACACAGATGTCCCATCCATATTCGATCTTCTGGAGAAGGAAAATATTCCCAGGGTATGTTTTTATCATCTTGTGTACAGTGGTAGGGCAAGCAGCCTTTCAGGGGACGATCTGAGTCATGAGCAGACCCGAAATATTGTGAATCTTATAATAGACAAAACGGCAGATTTTCATTTCCGCAATATCTCCAAAGAGGTGCTTACGGTCGATAATCATGCAGACGGGGTTTATCTCTATCTGCGCCTTAGACGCGAGAACTCACCTCTGGCAGAACCTGCACTGAAGCTGCTGCAGCTTAACGGGGGGAACAATTCCGGTGTGGCAATCGGTTGTATTTCCTGGGATGGCAGTGTTTATGCCGATCAGTTTTGGAGAACACGCCCACTGGGAAATATCAGGCAGCGGCCTTTCAGTTCTATCTGGAGTGACAGTGCTCATCCTCTTCTTTCTCCCCTAAGGGATAGAAAATTATTTCTGAAAGGGCGGTGTGGCTCATGTGTGTGGAAGGATATATGCAACGGTAATTTCAGGGCAAGGGCAGAGGCTGTCTATAATGATATCTGGGCACAGGATCCAGCCTGTTTTCTTACCGATGAGGAAATTTCAGTAAGAGTTTAA
- a CDS encoding Uroporphyrinogen-III methyltransferase: MDKKKGKVYLLGAGPGDPSLITVKAAQVLRVADVVVYDYLASPRLLEMVDRKAEKIYVGKLAGKHTVTQQKINSILIEKAKQGALVARLKGGDPFVFGRGGEECVALFEAGMDFEIVPGVTAGIASAAYAGIPVTHREKASSVAFITGHEDPNKEKSSIDYNYLARGVDTLVFYMGVGNLKSIVQKLIAHGRSADTPAAVVMWGTMPYQKVVTSTLSSIEKCVEEAALKPPAVIIIGNVVELRNKLCWFERKPLFGKTIINTRSPEQAPVMTDKLGALGADVIEFPLINISHFGRKSELEDAVKKVGEYDWLIFTSANGVRAFFKLFLEISKDIRALGNCRIACIGPATREAVEEFNLKVEVTARSALAEGLIEELKTDRSAFCGKNVLLPRALKARDILPETLRSWGAAVRVVPAYETTCGNADQSIIEKIVKDHYDLILFSSSSTFLNLFNLLRGSNHEILPHKLRGASIGPITSSTMKQYGVTPTVEAKEHTMDGLVQAIEEYYTR, from the coding sequence ATGGATAAAAAAAAGGGGAAGGTGTATCTCCTGGGAGCCGGACCCGGTGATCCTTCACTTATAACGGTAAAAGCCGCTCAGGTCCTCCGGGTGGCAGATGTGGTGGTATACGATTATCTGGCTTCTCCCCGGTTGCTTGAAATGGTGGACCGGAAAGCTGAGAAGATCTATGTGGGAAAGCTGGCGGGGAAACACACTGTGACACAGCAAAAGATCAACTCTATCCTAATAGAGAAGGCAAAACAGGGGGCTTTGGTTGCAAGGCTCAAAGGGGGAGATCCGTTTGTGTTTGGCCGTGGAGGAGAGGAGTGTGTGGCGCTGTTTGAAGCTGGGATGGATTTTGAGATTGTCCCGGGTGTCACTGCCGGTATAGCTTCCGCAGCCTATGCGGGAATACCGGTAACTCATCGGGAAAAAGCCTCCAGTGTCGCTTTTATTACCGGTCACGAAGACCCGAATAAGGAAAAGAGCAGTATAGACTACAATTACCTGGCCAGAGGTGTGGATACGCTCGTCTTTTACATGGGAGTAGGTAACCTTAAATCAATTGTGCAGAAACTGATTGCACACGGTCGCAGCGCTGATACACCTGCTGCTGTTGTGATGTGGGGCACTATGCCGTATCAGAAAGTTGTCACCTCAACTCTCTCCTCAATAGAAAAGTGTGTAGAAGAAGCGGCTCTGAAACCCCCTGCGGTTATTATCATCGGTAATGTGGTTGAACTGAGAAACAAACTCTGCTGGTTTGAAAGGAAACCGCTCTTTGGAAAAACTATAATCAATACCAGATCCCCTGAACAGGCCCCTGTGATGACCGATAAGCTGGGCGCGCTTGGTGCTGATGTGATTGAGTTTCCTTTAATAAACATTTCGCATTTTGGCAGAAAAAGTGAGCTTGAAGATGCGGTGAAAAAAGTAGGGGAGTATGATTGGCTTATTTTTACAAGTGCCAATGGGGTCAGGGCTTTTTTTAAACTGTTTCTTGAGATCAGTAAAGATATCAGAGCTTTGGGAAACTGTCGTATAGCATGTATCGGACCGGCAACAAGAGAGGCTGTGGAGGAGTTTAATCTGAAAGTGGAGGTGACTGCCCGGAGTGCTCTTGCCGAAGGGCTCATCGAAGAGCTGAAAACGGATCGATCTGCTTTCTGCGGGAAAAACGTACTGCTTCCACGGGCCCTCAAAGCCCGTGATATTCTTCCCGAAACACTGCGCTCCTGGGGAGCGGCCGTAAGAGTAGTTCCGGCCTACGAGACAACTTGCGGAAATGCAGATCAAAGCATTATAGAGAAAATTGTAAAAGACCACTACGATCTGATACTTTTCTCAAGTTCTTCAACTTTCCTAAACCTGTTTAATCTTCTAAGAGGGTCAAACCATGAAATTTTGCCCCACAAGCTTAGAGGTGCAAGTATCGGCCCCATTACCTCTTCAACCATGAAACAATATGGAGTAACTCCAACCGTAGAGGCAAAAGAGCACACAATGGATGGTCTGGTGCAGGCAATAGAGGAGTATTATACCCGATGA